GTGGTGGGAGGAGGTGGTTGACTACTTCTGATACTAATTCTTCTCCTGATCCTACACCTACTCTTGATCCTTCTGCCATTTGTACTTCTACtgctactcctactcctactcctgatcccaCTTCtcatcctactcctactcctactaccACTCCTGATCCTattcctgatcctactcctactcctccttctgatcctactcctattcctactcctgatcctgatcctacttcatcaaatattataaaaatgttgaactcaccgagcacaaatccttgTCTTCCttgtccaccttgttctcctagtcttcctcgtcctcctcttcgtccacctccgaccaccgcctaccacctccaacaaccaccgataaccacctcaggttattcCTGGAATAATCGCTCgacgtttctctcctgttgatcccacgctcttttcgctgcgatttcagagttccttggggtccaattggtcggaaaagagtcatacgaatcaattctgagacgaaaaattatttggtaaaaaaaaaaggaaggttaacccctttgtattttcggcaaaaatttgcgcgattttgaaaagtgctggaatcaattctttcaggcactattccgacgtaattttgcgagagaaatcgattgggcgcagtcgcaatacgctgcgatcaacgcatcgaaagttacagccaaaaaacgaaaacctgaattttcgacatttttcagcaggtgctttttcgctcgccgtttttctcctgttgatcccgcgctcttttcgctgcgatttcagagttccttggggtccaattgggcGGAAaaaagtcatacgaatcaattctgagacgaaaaattatttaataaaaaaaaaaggaaggttaacccctttgtatttttggcaaaaattttcgcgattttgaaaagtgctggaatcaattctttcaggcactattccgacgtaattttgcgagagaaatcgattgggcgcagtcgcaatacgctgcgatcaacgcatcgaaagttacagccaaaaaacgaaaacctgaattttcgacatttttcagcaggtgctttttcgctcgccgtttctctcctgttgatcccacgctcttttcgctgtgATTTcagagttccttggggtccaattggtcggaaaagagtcatacgaatcaattctgagacgaaaaattatttggtaaaaaaaaaaggaaggttaacccctttgtatttttggcaaaaattttcgcgattttgaaaagtgccggaatcaattctttcaggcactattccgacgtaattttgcgagagaaatcgattgggcgcagtcgcaatacgctgcgatcaacgcatcgaaagttacagccaaaaaacgaaaacctgaattttcgacatttttcagcaggtgctttttcgctcgccgtttctctcctgttgatcccacgctcttttcgctgcgatttcagagttccttgggatccaattggtcggaaaagagtcatacgaatcaattctgggacgaaaaattttttggtaaaaaaaaaaaggaaggttaacccctttgtatttttggcgaaaattttcgcgattttcaaaagtgctggaatcaattttttcaggcactattccgacgtaattttacgagagaaatcgattgggcgcagtcccaatacgatgcgatcaacgcatctgaagttacagccaaaacacgagaacccgtgttttcgacatttttcagcaggtgctcaTTCGCTtaccgtttctctcctgtgtgtcctacgctcttttcgctgcgttttctgggttctgAAAACTGGTCACAAAAGTTTACCCAGGGGCATccgtctttatattcttcagtcaatgCCTATAATGAATAGGGACCACCACGATAGTATTATTAGTATAACTTAGTGCGGGCCACCGAGGGAGACGAGACGATTCACAGTACCATTGTTTAGTTAATGCGTGAAATGCATGACTGTTTACTACGACCGAGATTTTGCCAGTGATGTATGAATGTGTTGAAACAAATATACCCAAAAATGAACACCAATATTCTAAGACTGTTCAATacaaatattccaaaattacACCAAGAATTGAAGGACCGCACCATTTTAACCAGGTTATGTTCTCGTCAACAAATTTCAACTcgggtgaaaaatgtttgtacaGAAAGAAAAGCTCCCTGGAGCGTCTTGTTCTTTGGCAGTGATGATTTCGCGTTACAGAGCCTTAGGCAACTCTACCATAAGTAGTAAGTGTCCCATCTAACCTTCAAATACCCAAAGGGTTCTACCTCCGTAAACTTATCCTTCCTTGCTTGAAGATTTTCATGGGAccattaaatttcataatttcattgatattttcataCTCATAGGTCTCGGGTTCATTCAACTTATGTTCGCATCTTTTTCTTCCTGCATATTACCGCGACATTATAAGTAGTTGTTTAACTGAACAAAAATTGGTCTGCCGatgttatttaatttatatgatttcaaaattttgtacagtGAAGCAGGGAAATTGCTAAGTCGTCTCGAAATTGTTACTGCTTAtggtggaaaagaaaatactgtCACAAAATATGCGAGACAACACAGGATACCGATACATAACTGGCCACCAGATATCAACCTGTCTGAATTTCACATTGGACTGGTCGTGTCCTTTGGGCATTTAATTCCATCTCGCATCATACTCTCTTTTCCATTGTAAGTTTACTTCTTTGTCTTTgtgtatttcaataattaataatctgaatttatattaaattttcaagtgCTCTAAAATATTACAAAGTAGTCATCGTCTAATACAAAAGTATCAATAATCATAAGGTAAATTCATTCTTGAAATTATCCATCACCATATGCCTTAAAGACAATTTTTACCTGCATTCTATGAGTAATAATTAccaatttttgttcagagGCATGTTAAACGTCCACGGTAGTTTGTTGCCTAGATGGAGAGGTGCCGCACCAATAATATATGCACTGTTGAACGGAGACAGTGAAACAGGTATTAGCATTATGAAAGTGATGCCAAAAAAGTGAGTACATATGAAGTATTGAAAACTATGGCCAAGTTCAATTAGTCGATGAATCAAACAAGTAGCTTTTGTAAGGGTGAAACTCAGAAGTCagttttcaatcaaaaataaCATGTTTTCAGCTATATACccattaaaaacaaaacactgcCCATTACATCTACTTAACAAAATGCAAATCCCTGCATGAAAACTTTGAAGATATCGATTTTAGATTTGACATTGGAGAAGTGGTGGctcaacaaaaattaaatgttcATCCTGATGAAACAATGCCAGAGTTACGAGACAGAATGTCAAGGCTTGGTGCAGACCTTCTGATAGACACTTTGAAAAGATTGCCAGATATTTTAGATCATGCTGAACCACAAAGTAACGAAGGAATAACTTATGGTAAGTGTTTCACACCATCTGACAAAGAGATGTACAATGACCTAATTATATTATTAGCACTAAGAAATGGTACAGCAATGCCGGTATCCAGCCGACTGTTGAAGACTCTAATTTATTTAGTCTCTGACTGTAGTGCCATTTATATTGCAGCACCCAAAGTAACTCCGAAGTTATCTTTAGTAAAGTGGAATGAAATGACTGCTAAGAATGTTTATGATTTGCAACGTGCCTTGTGTGAATTATATCCCCTGACAACAACGTTTTTGGGTGCAACACTGAAACTCTTGGATGTTCAGGTACTTAAAGACCCACTTCCAGGACAACAAGTGTCTGACATAGTGCCAGGTACTTGAAGTCAATAATAATTTGCTAGTTTATTTGTAGTGTCTAACGATCAAGAATTTGAATACATTTTGACATAGTGTCAAGTGTATTGCGATACATTGTACTTAATTGTGATGGATCTGCTATGCATAAGTCTTCATACATCTCTATTAAAGATATCATAGGCTTTAATGTGATTTCAGTAaaccaataataaattatttttaattataggTCTACTGACATTCAACAAAGAGCTGAATAAATTAGTGGTATATTGTCGAGGGAACACCAAAATTTCAGTTAGTAACATAGGCTGTCCTGGTCGACCGCCCATGTCAGCTCGTGATTTCTATAACGGATTTCTTTCGAAGAACAAACGAAAACCGTACCTTTTTTCGTCTTGATTCTTAGGTAATAAATAGAAACcaaataaattgtaatataGATAAAAGTTATACGACATATGCtatgcatttttcatttcacaatgACATTTTTCCACTTAGTTGGATATCAAAATCGACCGTTCAGAGCCTATAATTCGATATATtggctgtaaatttttttcatccaccaGCGTAGCATCTTTAGACATgtggaaattgatttttcacgaaaagCTGCAATGGACTGACTACAAATGAATTCGATTCCGGTGTGTTTAAGAAATTGTTAATTCTTccagaaaatgaaagaagcTAAGAAGTTTTATGCACAGAGTTACGTTACCGACCTAAGAGTACTAAcgagaattattttaatttttctcaaaacctCGATTCAATTtggaatttattgaaaaatgattgttatCGCGAGAAACGGCTTTTGAGCTTAGATTTCGCAAATTATTCGGTTGTTCATAGAGTGCACTTTCTACATCTGAATAATGGAGtcacaaataatttatcttcaattttttacatgacctcaaaaatttcatacgaaaCTGCTGCAGAATCAATCCACAGAACCCTTTTCAGATGTATTTTCGATAAAGAAACGCATCACAGTAATTTGACCAGAattcattgaattttgttaTTGGGAATTCGTCATAGGCTAATAACTTTATggaaaatatacataattattttattgcaaaaactCGCGAGCTTAACTTTCTTGCAGAGTATGTTACCGCAGTATGAATTTTTCCTAATAAACAGAAACATTGATATGTGAGAACAAAACCTATTACGAGTAAAATGTATACActcatgtatacatatatttgattACCTTCACGAGAAACAAGAAACTTTATAAGTGACTTCATTTTACCTGTAATATATTAGgcaattattggaaaaaatactACTTCAAAATTAACCATaatcagtttaaaaaaaataaaaaaacggaagCAAGCTAGTTAGAAACAAAAACTAGCGACTTTACAAACAATAAAATGATTTCGATAACCTATACCGAAGATGGCTAATGCAcatagaaatagaaataaaacatAATGGATTTTAACTTTGCATAATTTCCATGCCAAAACTCACAcctcttttatttcttatgACTATTTGTTTTGAATAGTCTAATGTTGGTAAAAGACGTTCTATGATACTAAactataatgaaaaataaaagaactcAAATGAATGCGATATCGTATTTGTTATAGCTAGCTAATCAAGGGTACATGGTACCAAATTAACTTATCGGTGCTGTCTTATGGGAAAGATATTTCGGCTGTCCTTTTGTTGTAGATATTCAATTCTCTGACTCTGATGCCTGCGGGATAGAAAAAAGTCAGTCATTTAATTAAtaacgaaaacaaaattgattcATTAACAATGCAGTCTTAGattgtggaaaataatttcttacaCTGGGATCGCAATCTGCACAGTGCCACGAGTATCCTCTTCTCTTGGGTGATTTCTTTACGGGCGGTTCAAGACATGTGAAGTGGTAGCATTTCTTGCATTCATCGCATCTGTGTAAGTGGATgatattatttacattatcATTTGCAACCGAAATTGGTGATGATTAAACCATTTCTTTGTCTATTGCATATTGATATGCAATCAAAGATCGCAGTAATGATCTACTgtcattgtaaaattatgtTGACTTATGATAAACAATGTTAACTATATTGTGACttgcctaattttttttctttttcttttcttcaagcCTTAAAATCGCGCTACCATTACAAACCGCCTACCATAGATTTAAACGAGGTCAAATTGTGGAACAGCAATTTCACTAACCTAACAAGATTTTGATTGGTGCCAGGCATACTGCAGACGTCGCACTGTGTAAGAAGATCAGcttctttccctttttttaaacttcCAGATGAGAGTCTGCTGTTGGTACTGCTGCTACTCGGAGTGGTGGTAGGCGTTGATAGAGCGGTTGGTggcggaggtggaggtggcGGTGGTAGCTTGACTGGCGGTGGCGGTGTAATTTCAGTGCTTGTAGAAGTAGCCACAAACATTTGTGGGCTCGATTCCGACGCTATGTCACCTTCTGGACGCGGGATTGGTTTAATCTGAAgataaaataatagaaaatcaGCTATCGCCTATTATGGACCGAAAAATCGAAAGGAAACTTTAGAATcaatgtttgaaaatgaattaggGAAGTCCGAAAGACTCTATGAGAATAACTGAAAAAGAGAAGGTGTGTATCGTTTTTCTTAACGCTACGCATTCTAAAATAGCAAATTTACCTTGATGGTGATCCTTCTGTGTACTTCTGGCTGACCTTGGGTCTCTGGATTCTCTACATCTAAACTCTTTCTCTTATGTTTACGTTTACGCTGTTTCACACCAGTGATTGGATCAGGGGTGTACCTCTTATGTTTTTCCCTGATGAATATATAATACCACAATATTAACGGAAATTATTAAACGTATTTAAAATCTCAAATGGGAGTTAAAATGCACATTTGCCCTGCAAATGCTcgtaattgataaaaataaatgattgcTACAGTACTCAATTTGTAATCAAATTAAGAATAAAAGTAACGTGATTCGCGGTAAGTTTAGCGAGCTAAATTAGTGTAATGTTTAAAACCAGAATTCAGATGAATAAGATAATGAAAAGTATACCTCCTTCGTTTCTTCCCGCTTCTTTGAGGTATAGCTTCCGTGCCATCGGCGGATGCCACCATGTATTGTGGGGATCCTTCACGTGGTGTGAGATTTACATTGGATAATTGTTGCTGAGGTATACTTGTTTCCGTCAGCATTCGTTCCATGAATGAAGGCTGTGGTCCCATTGGTTTTATGGTTAACttgaaatttagaattttcttATTGTGTATGTGAAAAATCAGGGTTGGTAGGTCGATAGTTTGATAAATTACGTCATTAAGACTTATCTAACAAAAAGACAAATGTGGTAAAAGACGTGAGCTAACTTTTGGTGTGGTGGGCGCATCTTGTGTTGTAGTAACACTTGCAGCAGCAGCACTAACAATGTTCTTCGACGTTGTAGGTGTGCTAAGAGCAACTGGAATATGGGTTTCTTGTAATGGTGTAAGAGAAGGGCTCGCCTCGTCTTTACAATGTCGCAATTTGCGCGGTGCTGAGGTATCGACGTGCTCAACTTCTGAACCAGAAGATTCTTTATCACACTCTGAACATTGCCTAAATGATCaagaaacaatgaaaattcattatcGTATATTGTATTGTTTGTGAGACAGAGCGAAATAGAATCCGCtcttttgaatattgtttataTCAAAATAGTTAACAGGACTAACCAACCATTAACGCTAACTCACCAGCCCAtcagtttagttttttttggCATGCGTGCTAGAGGCGGACTCAAACAAGAAAGATGATAGTGGAGGTGGCATGTGTCACATTTTGCAAGCAAGTGCTGATCCGTTGATCTTCGACAAATACCGCACTGGTGTCTTAGTGTTAGATCACCTTTGTGATTATGATCGTGAGCTTGACTACTTAATACACGACCTTCTCTTCCACCTTCGCCACCTTTTCCTACAGGTAGGGGAAAACCAACTCCCATTTTTAATGCAGCAGCTGTCGGCACCCCAAGTCCTGTACCTAAGGCAAAGAATTAAGAGTTATCAGAACAACCATTCATATTTATGTaataatacatttattttgtAGTAGGAATCACGCAATAAACTCACCAAGGGTAGTCGGTATCCTAGGTTTAGCTAAGTCTGCGATTAATGGTAGTGGTTTAACGTATCCCGAAGATCGGAGTAGCTGATgatacatttcaattttttctttcaaagtaACATTGACGCGAATTTGATCTTCGTTATCCTTCGTTACTTCATCATATTTTCTATCTAGTCTTTGTTGCTCATTCAACAACTGTGAGTTAACGTCCAAGTGCTCTTGAAGTCTTCGTTTCATTGCAGCAACACGGAGATTCCGATCAAGGTAGTAGCCGATAAATTCTACACTAAACGCCGGAGGAATATGCCATTTCTTTCTAACATCGACCAATGCGACTAGCTGGGCCTCTTGAGCTTCTAAAGCTGCGGTATCAACTCCCATTAATTCCGCCTTCTTTGCCAACTGGCGACAAGCAGAAGCTGATGTTGTGAGTAGTCTTGGCATTTTCTGAGTAGGTActaaaattcaatcaaaacataattattcaatacttgttttaaaaatatttgtaagtaCATACTTAGTGCTCAACTTCACCGAACGAAAACTACAACTATGTAACTacgaagaaattaaaagaaaaagaaaaatattggcTCACCCCAAGGTGGTTGCCTTGATGCCTTATGAGCCAAGTACTTGTGCCTGTGCTTTGCGAGCTTCCTTTGAATTCTGCGCTGTTCTTCAGTATCGAGATGATCAGGTTGCAGATGCAACTGCTGTCTATACTGTGCTCTGAGCTGAAGAGCTAGCCAGTTACGTCTGCGTCGACGAACTAATGTTTTATCTGAGTGTAGTTTGCAGTGCGCGTAAAATGGATCCGCTTGGTCCACTTCTTCACTATGAGCTTCAGATAGCAGGCCCTCTCTCTGTGCGCTaataatttttgacaatttaaATATGACGAATTGTATATTTGCAACTTATCCTTATCTGACATCAGTCGGatttacaaataattcaattcattAGGTATATTTAAGTACTGACCATGTGACATGAAAGTATGTATGGCACATCCCTGCATCACACTCAATACAGACGCCAGTTCGAGCATAGCGAGCGTCTTCGCACAAGCAGCACTGCTTCGCTCCCCATTTGCTGTATGCCATTTCAAACAATGTTACACTTGCCAGACGGTCCACCTATTTTAATCACATGATTGATACGAATCTCCTGATTATTTAATACTGACAATAATTTCAATGCCAATCAAGATGGAAACAaagatttaaaataattacactCAACAAATTCAAGGGTTCTTACACTGAAACACTGGAAAGaatcagaatttttcgaaattttttatatctgcATTGCATttaagtaacaaaattttgttcaatagCGCGGAATATCaaagtttatatattttactatAGAACTTTGCATTAAAACTATCTACTACACAATGTGTAGATCTAAAACACTATGCTCCTTAATCTATCATTGGTATAAATGACAAGACAGTGTCTTACCTCTCCAAAAGCAACCCCAGGAACGTACAAGGCGCATACAAGATGAACCCATTTCCCGACGTCGgtctctttgaaaattccacCTTTATTGGGGCAGAGTTCACACGAAGGATCGTCAACACCAGCACTACAAGCTTCGCAGAACCATGGTGCTGACTGGCAAAGTGAATCGGTGCTAGAAAAGCTCTCAACATCGGAAACGCCATAGCAGCCTGTGTGGAGGATAAAAAATTCGTAGTAGTAATGATCAATCCGTCCAGTCATAATGTGGCTCACGCTTTCATGCAATTCAGAGCAAACAATGCTCAGACATATCTATTAATTCTTGTTAGATTTCAAACATTTATGGTTCGTTTAAAGTGTCAAAGATGTGTAATAAAGTCTGGTACCTATTGATAcctataaaataaatacaagtTAATAATTACCTTCGTGAACAGTGACCCCACATCCATCGCACTCAACAATTTCATTAATATCGTCGCTTCTGTCTCCCAAACAACCGCAACAGATCAAAACTTTAGCAACTTTTTCATCGAATTGGCCAGCTTTGGCAGCTTGTTGCCGTGCTTGTTCAATCACATCACAGACCGTCATCCCACCAATCCCTTTTCCGCGAACCAAAGGTTCTTCGAGAGAATCATCGGTCTCTTCTGATTCATCGTCGTCTTCATCTGAAGAAGAGGAAGTAAAAGATTAGCAGTTGTCCTAAACACTTTTGCGTTGTTctaaagttgaaaatatgtagCTTTGCCTACCTTTTCCAACATCGTGAGAGTCAACGGAATCGTCGTCTGACTCCTCACAATGATCTTCGATTCTGAAATCGCTGTCATCCGAACTCTCGCCCAAATCGAAATCAAGCAATGATTGTTGGGCCGAATCGACGGGTTTGACTCGTCTTTTCTTTGGATCACGTTCAACTTTGgagaaagaattgaaaaattgatgaatacgGATACAAGTTGGATATTTTTTCTAGTTATTCTACCTGATTTCCACGTCGTGAAAACAAACGACATTATCGTAAAATGACACCAAAAAATTTGAGCACGCAAGGAAAAAGGTTAGTATAGGTTATGTGTCGGACTTTAATGCTGGAATACTCACATGAACTACTCATCGTGTTTAAAAACGGACCTGACACTATACCGATATCACATTCAATGGGAATCGGAGCAAAAATAACGCGccgagaataataatttctctttCATCTGCCACCCCGTTTTACACGATTCATAGCCCGAATGCTTGGCTTGGCGGTGGTTCCCACTTCGCACTCCGGTTTATGTATCGAGGCAGATTTTCCCCTGAATCCCTAAATCCCTAAATATCCCCCCCACTGCTGTCAAGACTTGTCGTAGAATCACCACCCCTCACGCGTTTCGCACGCTATGTGACAGTGTGCGTGTTTCTGTGCACGTATCAAACTCTGTGATGCATGCATACCACGATCCGACATTCATGCGTGCGTATCGCCATCGTTTACCGGCACATGTCACGCTGCGTTCATTGACTTCGCAAAACGCCGGTTGACGCCACACGTTGTGCACCCGAAATTTACGTGCGAAATGATTTGCCGTTCGCGTTTTTGATCGTTCTATAGTTATCCGCGTATGCAATTATTTTTGGAAACTTAAATCGCCACCCTATTTCGATTTATTCCCAGCTCGCGTTGACACCATTCTACACGATTCCAAAAAGTAACGTTACTCCTTGTAAATAAGATAATAGTTCGATTGTATTTTGATACCTTCAATTACAGATCATTCGCACACTCGATAGCGAGTTATAAAACGCAATATACGGTTGCGTGGATAATAAACCACGTTCTCTAAATGCTGTCGTCTATTTAAATTTCGAAGCAATAACACGACGTATCACAACTATAATGAATGTATGGTGAATGAACTATAGACACGTTCGTACACATTGCAGATTGCCTGGATCATTGACAATAACAGACGCAGGTCTAGAACAGGTACTCACTCAttgttttgtataaaaatccTACATCGTCGTCTTGAGACATGATCGCCGTAACTCAACTGCACAACCTCTTTTCTGCGCTAATAGTGTGATTTATTTGCGTTAGCTAGAGTATAAAATTCTGTCAAGATTTGCAGCTGTCAATCGGAACATTCGACAAAAAAAAGCTTCGAAACGCACCCCTCACTTTTATCTTTACAACCTGACTGTAGCTCGCAGCCCACAGGTAATACCCCTCGGAACTTAAAGCACGAATTGTCCTGGACCAATACACTTTGATGAAGTTGCGCATATCGACGCGCCTCTCTTCTGCGCAGGTGGTACATTTATAGATATCCGCCATAACGAACGTCTACGAATTTTGTCCTACGGCGctgattttcaaattcctgATTCTCCGTTCATCGATTAAGAACAATATCGATTGGAATTTCTTACGATTTATAGATGATTGAGCACTCAAGATAATTCTTAATATTCTGTACCtacctgaaaaaaattattacgtcaCAGTgcaaatgtatttatatttttacaacgtAAAACATTACTCGTAATATTCATCAATTTACTATCTTGTAATAGAGAAGTTAAAGAATGTACAACAATCAGGCTTGATACATATTTCAGAACTAATTCTTTATCACCGGtacatgaattttcaataatcacTGAAGCTTATGTAATTGAGTAGATTATCGGTCAAAACGCATCCTACAATTTTTGTACCGTAACCAGCGCAATCTTAGTAAATATCCACTAGATTctgcaataataattaacgcgTCACATTTCTAATGGTGTACGTATCGATTGCAAGATTTCGATGCCTGCTACTAGTTACACATTTTTTCTGACTCCATATTATCCCCTTATAATAGGCTTCCGACCTTCGGATCAACCCGAGGGAAGTACTAATTCGTGTTCCTAATTGACCGATAATACCTTGAAACAACTTGCCGTACAGACTTTCAGTAtgtttttcagtttatttAACAGTCACGGTAGGAACCATTTGACAAATTGAAATGGATACTATATTAGCTTTACTGGAAATTTGACGTATTTACTTGGTTGCCTTTCACACCAGAATTTTGcctcaaaatattttgttccAGCGAAGTCTAGAACGACAGTCAGCTGAACTTTTAAGAATAACTTCGGCTGGTCTTTGATACTATACCTATTGTGAGGTTATTGGGGCCTTTTGTATTAATACTGAATTACAGAGTACCACTATTTTTCACCAGTAAACTATTAACTAACTACTACACTTCTAATACTTGAAGACTTTAGAATTAATAGAAGTCCATTCTAATAACACAGTATAATTCAAACTCACTTAACATTCATCACGAACCAATCTTTCTTAGTGTGTCGATTGCTATTCGGGCAtggaataataatgaatatggTTTAAATGACGACCCTTGCAGATAAGTGGAGTACATTTTATCGCTGCAGTGTGTGGCCGATTATGGCAGGACGACCATTCTGAtcaacaatttaaaatttctttcacgcGATTACGATTAAACTTTAGgtgttctttatttttttcataaaattatacaGTAAAAGCATCGGTTCACAAAGTGTCTTAAGGCAAAAAGACTATGTTTAtgatatttttcgaaacaaGGGGGcacgtttcaaaatttcgttaATTAAACATTATTCCATAACGCGCCGAAGCTAAACTTTTCACGTACGATTTGTCGCATTCGTGATGCTGTGCgtgagattgaaaaattatttcggaTGGAAATATTGAACAAGTTGAAGTGCCGACAATATTACTATTGATATATCGAATCTATCGGTAATATCATTGATTTAAACGTCTTTATTGCCAACGAACCTTAACGCTGATATTTTGTGAATGTAACTCTGTTGCGCACTATTTGATTTCGAATTCTCATTTTGTCACCacttgtttcaaaaaatagtCAAATCCTGTTTACGAACAAGAGTCTATAATTATAAATGGCGGAAAATGCACAGAATCTTTTTTCGTAAAAGCATTCGTGCCTGATCCGTACTTAAACAAACGTTACAATAAAGATAACCATAGATTAGCCCTATAATCAAAGTATAGttattaattgataattatcTAAAATATATACCTAATTTTATCG
The Neodiprion lecontei isolate iyNeoLeco1 chromosome 3, iyNeoLeco1.1, whole genome shotgun sequence DNA segment above includes these coding regions:
- the LOC107227449 gene encoding PHD finger protein 14 isoform X2 yields the protein MSSSFERDPKKRRVKPVDSAQQSLLDFDLGESSDDSDFRIEDHCEESDDDSVDSHDVGKDEDDDESEETDDSLEEPLVRGKGIGGMTVCDVIEQARQQAAKAGQFDEKVAKVLICCGCLGDRSDDINEIVECDGCGVTVHEGCYGVSDVESFSSTDSLCQSAPWFCEACSAGVDDPSCELCPNKGGIFKETDVGKWVHLVCALYVPGVAFGEVDRLASVTLFEMAYSKWGAKQCCLCEDARYARTGVCIECDAGMCHTYFHVTCAQREGLLSEAHSEEVDQADPFYAHCKLHSDKTLVRRRRRNWLALQLRAQYRQQLHLQPDHLDTEEQRRIQRKLAKHRHKYLAHKASRQPPWVPTQKMPRLLTTSASACRQLAKKAELMGVDTAALEAQEAQLVALVDVRKKWHIPPAFSVEFIGYYLDRNLRVAAMKRRLQEHLDVNSQLLNEQQRLDRKYDEVTKDNEDQIRVNVTLKEKIEMYHQLLRSSGYVKPLPLIADLAKPRIPTTLGTGLGVPTAAALKMGVGFPLPVGKGGEGGREGRVLSSQAHDHNHKGDLTLRHQCGICRRSTDQHLLAKCDTCHLHYHLSCLSPPLARMPKKTKLMGWQCSECDKESSGSEVEHVDTSAPRKLRHCKDEASPSLTPLQETHIPVALSTPTTSKNIVSAAAASVTTTQDAPTTPKLTIKPMGPQPSFMERMLTETSIPQQQLSNVNLTPREGSPQYMVASADGTEAIPQRSGKKRRREKHKRYTPDPITGVKQRKRKHKRKSLDVENPETQGQPEVHRRITIKIKPIPRPEGDIASESSPQMFVATSTSTEITPPPPVKLPPPPPPPPPTALSTPTTTPSSSSTNSRLSSGSLKKGKEADLLTQCDVCSMPGTNQNLVRCDECKKCYHFTCLEPPVKKSPKRRGYSWHCADCDPSASESEN
- the LOC107227449 gene encoding PHD finger protein 14 isoform X1 codes for the protein MSQDDDVGFLYKTMIERDPKKRRVKPVDSAQQSLLDFDLGESSDDSDFRIEDHCEESDDDSVDSHDVGKDEDDDESEETDDSLEEPLVRGKGIGGMTVCDVIEQARQQAAKAGQFDEKVAKVLICCGCLGDRSDDINEIVECDGCGVTVHEGCYGVSDVESFSSTDSLCQSAPWFCEACSAGVDDPSCELCPNKGGIFKETDVGKWVHLVCALYVPGVAFGEVDRLASVTLFEMAYSKWGAKQCCLCEDARYARTGVCIECDAGMCHTYFHVTCAQREGLLSEAHSEEVDQADPFYAHCKLHSDKTLVRRRRRNWLALQLRAQYRQQLHLQPDHLDTEEQRRIQRKLAKHRHKYLAHKASRQPPWVPTQKMPRLLTTSASACRQLAKKAELMGVDTAALEAQEAQLVALVDVRKKWHIPPAFSVEFIGYYLDRNLRVAAMKRRLQEHLDVNSQLLNEQQRLDRKYDEVTKDNEDQIRVNVTLKEKIEMYHQLLRSSGYVKPLPLIADLAKPRIPTTLGTGLGVPTAAALKMGVGFPLPVGKGGEGGREGRVLSSQAHDHNHKGDLTLRHQCGICRRSTDQHLLAKCDTCHLHYHLSCLSPPLARMPKKTKLMGWQCSECDKESSGSEVEHVDTSAPRKLRHCKDEASPSLTPLQETHIPVALSTPTTSKNIVSAAAASVTTTQDAPTTPKLTIKPMGPQPSFMERMLTETSIPQQQLSNVNLTPREGSPQYMVASADGTEAIPQRSGKKRRREKHKRYTPDPITGVKQRKRKHKRKSLDVENPETQGQPEVHRRITIKIKPIPRPEGDIASESSPQMFVATSTSTEITPPPPVKLPPPPPPPPPTALSTPTTTPSSSSTNSRLSSGSLKKGKEADLLTQCDVCSMPGTNQNLVRCDECKKCYHFTCLEPPVKKSPKRRGYSWHCADCDPSASESEN